The following proteins are co-located in the Deinococcus ruber genome:
- a CDS encoding IS110 family transposase has protein sequence MSEQTFVGIDVSKARLDVAILPSGEIFAVDQTPRGLSNLLSRLSEVQPALLVLEATGGLEQAAMLALHAAGVPVSVLNPRQVRHFARALRQHAKTDLVDAVLLATFARTLQPQAQVPGNAAQRSLEALLVRRRQVVDLLTMEQNRLHSSHDPYVQQDLKDVIAYLEGRRDTLDQALQDTIQADPAFRATSDMLTSAPGVGPVLAFTLLAQRPELGTLRRQRIASLAGVAPLNCDSGTTRGHRCIWGGRAEVRQVLYMAAVSAVRWNPTLKTVFERLIYKNKPKNVALVACMRKLLSILNAMVRD, from the coding sequence ATGTCAGAGCAGACGTTTGTCGGCATTGATGTGTCCAAGGCCCGGCTGGATGTGGCGATCCTGCCGAGCGGGGAGATCTTCGCCGTGGATCAAACCCCTCGTGGGTTGAGCAACTTGCTGAGCCGACTGTCCGAAGTCCAGCCGGCGTTGCTGGTCTTGGAAGCGACCGGTGGCCTCGAACAGGCCGCGATGCTCGCTCTACACGCCGCTGGCGTCCCTGTGAGTGTACTGAATCCCCGGCAGGTGCGACATTTCGCGCGTGCCTTGAGGCAACATGCCAAGACAGACCTTGTCGATGCGGTGCTGCTGGCGACGTTCGCCCGGACGCTGCAACCACAGGCCCAGGTGCCTGGGAATGCGGCTCAACGCTCGCTCGAGGCATTGTTGGTCCGTCGTCGCCAGGTCGTCGATCTCCTGACGATGGAGCAGAACCGCTTGCACAGCAGCCATGACCCGTATGTCCAACAAGATCTGAAAGACGTGATTGCCTACCTGGAGGGGCGTCGAGATACGTTGGATCAAGCACTGCAGGATACCATTCAAGCTGATCCGGCGTTTCGAGCCACCTCTGACATGTTGACGTCAGCTCCAGGCGTGGGGCCAGTGTTGGCGTTCACGCTGTTGGCCCAACGCCCTGAGTTGGGCACCCTTCGCAGACAACGGATCGCTAGTTTGGCGGGTGTGGCACCGCTCAACTGCGACAGTGGGACGACGCGTGGTCATCGATGCATTTGGGGCGGTCGAGCAGAGGTTCGCCAAGTGCTGTATATGGCCGCGGTCTCTGCGGTGCGTTGGAATCCAACCCTTAAGACCGTATTTGAGCGCTTGATCTACAAAAACAAACCGAAGAACGTCGCATTGGTCGCATGTATGCGCAAACTGCTGAGTATCCTGAATGCGATGGTGCGCGATTAG
- a CDS encoding HD-GYP domain-containing protein: protein MVGALVLRTVDRWQSITPQMRRMVELTALRLEHVLALRRAVDAVRSTLEASLLTLGVVLEARDFETQGHTQRTATMATSLGDALGLTDRELEYLRQGAYLHDLGKLGVSDAILRKPSKLTPQEWTIMQSHVQQGYDLALRIPGLPQDVLNVIRSHHERWDGSGYPDQLAGTDIPLVARIFAVCDVYDALISERPYKRAWSHEEAISEIERESGRHFDPAVVRAFLRLAPTA from the coding sequence GTGGTCGGCGCCCTTGTCCTGCGCACTGTGGACCGCTGGCAGTCCATCACACCGCAGATGCGCAGGATGGTGGAGCTGACAGCGCTGCGGCTGGAACACGTCCTCGCGCTGCGCCGCGCCGTCGATGCCGTCCGCTCCACGCTGGAAGCGAGTCTGCTGACCCTCGGCGTCGTGCTGGAAGCGCGGGATTTCGAAACACAGGGGCACACCCAGCGAACCGCGACCATGGCTACGAGCCTCGGAGACGCTCTTGGCCTGACCGACCGGGAACTCGAGTATCTTCGGCAAGGGGCGTACCTGCATGACCTCGGAAAGCTTGGTGTTTCAGATGCGATCCTCAGGAAACCCAGTAAGCTCACCCCGCAGGAATGGACGATCATGCAGAGTCATGTCCAGCAGGGATACGATCTCGCCCTTCGAATTCCGGGCCTCCCACAAGACGTCCTGAATGTCATTCGTTCGCACCACGAACGCTGGGATGGCAGCGGCTATCCCGATCAGCTCGCCGGGACGGACATTCCGCTGGTGGCACGAATCTTCGCGGTCTGTGACGTGTATGACGCGCTGATCAGCGAACGGCCGTACAAACGTGCCTGGAGTCATGAAGAGGCGATCTCGGAGATTGAACGGGAATCGGGTCGGCACTTCGATCCAGCAGTGGTGCGTGCGTTTCTCCGGCTCGCTCCGACGGCGTAA
- a CDS encoding sensor domain-containing diguanylate cyclase → MTDLSPSKGVHPFDWVDDIIFILDHAGRFTFVNTFALKAWGKQAPELLGSTFEEAVPEKATQELKDAFQHALMTQQRTEFDTFGLRHNAWINVTLYPHHGGLIVQVKPLSKHAGATVPADHDLLTGCLTRAAFQGALQNLPLPYVVAIIDLNQLKSINALHGHTGGDTHIRRCAHALNAALPAETILCRWGGDEFVMLTPGRDQAALQELLDDTNAALPQPLPTMEAFSVGMAVREPGTAYDRAFAIADEHLQLRKEQLGGGTLGGREADPFMTFSQELEALQDPGDLIQHALNRLLNLLDFDQAAYAVIDDTETFFSHQAHRDDVPMPQPALNVRVPLAEPGMLHAVQRLKTTVWSTDYQSTAYTLPNVLQQNVKSGIVTPVFS, encoded by the coding sequence ATGACTGATCTGTCTCCATCCAAGGGCGTACATCCGTTCGATTGGGTGGACGATATCATCTTCATCCTCGACCATGCAGGCCGCTTTACCTTCGTCAATACGTTCGCCCTCAAGGCCTGGGGAAAACAAGCCCCTGAGCTGCTCGGCTCAACCTTCGAAGAAGCCGTCCCTGAGAAAGCCACTCAGGAACTCAAAGATGCCTTTCAACACGCCCTGATGACGCAACAGCGGACCGAGTTTGACACGTTTGGCCTGCGCCACAACGCGTGGATCAACGTCACCCTGTATCCACATCACGGTGGCCTGATCGTGCAGGTCAAACCGTTATCCAAGCACGCTGGAGCCACAGTCCCTGCCGACCACGACCTGCTGACTGGGTGTTTGACCCGCGCTGCGTTTCAAGGTGCCCTTCAGAACTTGCCGCTCCCGTATGTTGTCGCGATCATTGACCTCAATCAACTCAAGAGCATCAACGCGCTTCACGGACACACGGGCGGGGACACCCACATTCGCCGCTGTGCCCATGCCCTGAACGCCGCGCTGCCTGCAGAAACCATCCTTTGCCGGTGGGGCGGAGACGAGTTCGTGATGCTCACCCCTGGCCGTGATCAGGCAGCGCTCCAGGAACTGCTTGATGACACGAATGCAGCCCTTCCGCAGCCGCTGCCAACCATGGAGGCGTTCAGTGTGGGCATGGCCGTTCGCGAACCCGGCACGGCGTACGATCGTGCGTTCGCCATTGCGGACGAACACCTTCAACTTCGCAAAGAACAGCTTGGTGGGGGCACCCTCGGCGGCCGCGAGGCCGACCCGTTCATGACGTTTTCCCAGGAGCTTGAAGCCCTCCAAGATCCCGGCGACCTGATCCAGCACGCGCTGAACCGACTGCTGAACCTCCTGGACTTCGATCAGGCGGCCTATGCCGTGATTGACGACACCGAAACCTTCTTCTCCCATCAGGCCCACCGGGACGACGTCCCCATGCCTCAACCCGCGCTGAACGTCCGGGTGCCGCTCGCTGAGCCTGGCATGCTCCACGCCGTGCAGCGTCTCAAGACAACCGTCTGGAGTACCGATTATCAGAGTACCGCCTACACCCTACCGAATGTCCTCCAGCAGAATGTCAAAAGCGGCATCGTGACGCCCGTCTTCAGTTAG